One genomic window of Evansella cellulosilytica DSM 2522 includes the following:
- a CDS encoding VLRF1 family aeRF1-type release factor — protein MDFKSHLKELEKHRCTENKCVLSVYLNTDRASADQQRGEWKIRLKNGLKRLQEYIALSSDENQLRSYKKLRQKVEKEIIGNQSRLSKGVAIFASEEEGNSLWSVHYLQLPIKSRFYWERRPKIDQLLDLTKAYPKSGIILPNLDEVKVIDAELGEIKEKKRFEFDPETEEWTAKEGLASSARVASSASHIDDVKQRYAENHHRFYKEVATIIEKMRNKRKWEKLYLVGDTEMVRALQEKMDIHINKIVHKNLNNRDESKVLNEIYG, from the coding sequence ATGGATTTTAAAAGTCATTTAAAGGAATTGGAGAAACATAGGTGTACGGAGAATAAATGTGTATTATCAGTATACTTAAATACGGATCGAGCAAGTGCAGACCAACAACGGGGAGAATGGAAGATCCGCTTAAAAAACGGGCTAAAGAGATTACAAGAATACATCGCATTGTCTAGTGATGAGAACCAATTAAGAAGCTATAAAAAGCTGCGTCAAAAAGTTGAGAAAGAAATTATCGGAAATCAATCTCGTTTGTCTAAAGGAGTTGCAATTTTTGCATCAGAGGAAGAGGGAAATAGCCTTTGGTCGGTTCACTATTTACAGCTCCCTATAAAAAGCCGTTTTTATTGGGAACGAAGGCCCAAGATTGACCAACTTCTTGATTTAACAAAAGCATATCCAAAGAGTGGTATTATCCTTCCGAACCTTGATGAAGTAAAAGTAATAGATGCAGAGTTAGGAGAAATTAAAGAGAAAAAGCGGTTTGAATTTGATCCAGAAACGGAAGAATGGACAGCAAAAGAGGGATTAGCGTCTTCAGCAAGGGTGGCTTCAAGTGCGAGTCACATAGACGATGTAAAGCAACGTTATGCAGAAAACCATCACCGCTTTTACAAAGAGGTTGCTACAATCATTGAAAAAATGCGGAACAAACGGAAATGGGAGAAGCTTTACTTAGTAGGTGATACTGAAATGGTGAGAGCCTTACAGGAAAAAATGGACATTCATATTAACAAAATAGTCCATAAAAACTTAAATAATCGAGATGAATCGAAAGTGTTAAATGAGATTTATGGATAA
- a CDS encoding FbpB family small basic protein, translating into MRKRFNKSFDELVNENKEQLLKDEKAIRVIEDKVDEKAMKKETIRMK; encoded by the coding sequence ATGAGAAAGCGCTTTAATAAAAGTTTTGATGAGTTAGTAAACGAAAATAAAGAACAGCTTTTAAAAGACGAAAAAGCGATCAGAGTGATTGAAGATAAAGTAGATGAAAAGGCAATGAAGAAAGAAACGATCAGAATGAAATAG
- a CDS encoding MBL fold metallo-hydrolase: MEQISNGIYKLTIPTPFLVGPVNTYLIEGDSLTLVDVGPNTVEAWEETKAQLQQVNKKVEDIENIILTHHHPDHIGMIEKFLPFATVYAHRKVKPWITKDKQFLFNALQFYEELYTSHGVPDAFITNMLEKKESYMNFSSIGRVDVEIKEGSRLHFLREWSVIETPGHAQSHISLYRKSDGVLIAGDHLIDHISSNAIIEPTYEGEKKRAEPLLDYRRSLQKCLDMKVAYSGHGAEIDNIDELIKKRINEQDKKAMQFKKMLSDKPKTCFELCMEKYHYIYEKQPDLTFSETLGHLDLLQSRKEIKQNVINGLIYYSQ; encoded by the coding sequence ATGGAACAAATCTCAAATGGTATTTATAAATTGACAATACCTACACCATTTTTAGTTGGACCAGTTAATACATATTTAATCGAAGGTGATTCATTAACTTTAGTGGACGTTGGACCAAATACGGTTGAAGCTTGGGAAGAGACAAAAGCGCAATTACAGCAAGTGAACAAAAAAGTGGAAGATATAGAAAACATCATTTTGACACATCATCACCCTGATCATATAGGAATGATAGAAAAATTCCTACCATTTGCAACGGTATATGCCCATAGAAAAGTAAAGCCGTGGATTACGAAGGATAAGCAGTTTTTGTTCAATGCACTGCAATTTTATGAAGAACTATACACTTCTCACGGTGTTCCCGATGCGTTCATTACTAACATGTTAGAGAAAAAAGAGAGCTATATGAATTTTTCATCAATAGGGAGAGTCGATGTTGAAATAAAAGAAGGAAGTCGACTACATTTTTTACGTGAATGGTCCGTTATTGAAACACCTGGGCATGCACAAAGTCATATTTCACTATATAGAAAAAGTGATGGTGTTTTGATAGCAGGAGATCATCTCATTGACCATATTTCATCAAATGCCATTATTGAACCAACGTATGAGGGGGAGAAAAAAAGAGCCGAACCATTACTGGATTATCGACGTTCCTTACAGAAATGTCTTGATATGAAAGTTGCCTATTCTGGTCATGGAGCTGAAATTGACAATATAGATGAGCTAATAAAAAAGAGGATAAATGAACAAGATAAGAAAGCGATGCAATTTAAAAAAATGTTATCGGACAAGCCAAAAACGTGCTTTGAGCTTTGCATGGAAAAATATCATTACATTTATGAAAAGCAGCCGGATTTAACTTTCTCAGAAACTTTAGGTCATTTAGATTTACTCCAATCGAGAAAAGAAATAAAGCAAAATGTTATTAATGGTTTAATTTACTACTCACAGTAA
- a CDS encoding YtxH domain-containing protein, translated as MSKEDKQGSWLRRGFLLGAVAGSIYILANKKTRSKVINGIGECTTKTKQWIEVIKENREEIVEQLRASSNTISSVVEDASDDIQQIVETTQHMKQHTSTLLGTLQDTKHEFQQLAANIKSKNTIDTQDAQALLPEYDERN; from the coding sequence ATGAGTAAAGAGGACAAGCAAGGTAGCTGGTTACGCCGTGGGTTCCTTCTGGGAGCGGTAGCAGGATCCATTTACATCTTGGCGAATAAAAAGACACGTTCGAAGGTTATAAACGGAATAGGTGAATGTACGACTAAGACGAAGCAGTGGATTGAAGTGATTAAAGAGAATCGTGAAGAAATTGTCGAGCAGCTAAGGGCATCAAGTAATACAATCTCATCCGTTGTAGAAGATGCATCAGATGATATTCAACAAATAGTAGAAACGACGCAACATATGAAGCAACATACGAGTACGTTGTTGGGCACGCTACAAGATACAAAACATGAATTTCAACAATTAGCTGCAAATATAAAAAGTAAAAACACGATTGATACACAGGATGCACAAGCACTACTGCCAGAGTATGATGAGCGTAACTAA
- a CDS encoding DUF2207 domain-containing protein, with translation MFKKKVFMLTSITMLLLLLFVPSKVLAVDYTIDSLHIQAELLENGDVSVTETNIYTFNGEFNGIIRGLVPNQDINAEIIDLHAVENSEPLTIESDGYTHRIHRSGSDETIEITLTYTIKNGVQVYEDVGQFYWAFIDSQNESDYESLKIEVMPPTTSTNVSTDSVIAIGYDEAFEKEKIVEDGSVIFDLGKVRSNRDANIRVAYPSEFFPSAPLLKGELKETIIAEEEARYAAIQEAEEKREFYSSFGNTVLPLLAAVLFFIFLKDYLKYRSKQISIARELEKVDRPPLTELSLPATISLTNYHQLSSNAMAAALLDLVRKGNVKQVEEKTFELVHSNALLEHEEILIAWLFERVGDGQRFSLKQLKAYGKYNNNSSNYLERLNKWKSAIKKEINENNLYENKSWYRAMISSSSLFLTPLFILFGMNELFGYVATTGVIALAYLLYGIIYNPKTYKGSLIFYQWQQFKQHYRQLSHEYWDSWSEDEQMRAFLFALGIGEDDLKKKNRELLKHFEANQTHFNSNSAAAFDPTFSFYALALMSQSTSSSFQSTNNSLGSMSSGSSGSTFTGGGGGGVGGGGGGSGAF, from the coding sequence ATGTTCAAGAAAAAAGTTTTCATGCTAACTAGTATAACCATGCTGTTATTACTACTATTTGTTCCAAGTAAAGTTCTAGCTGTCGACTATACGATTGATAGTCTCCACATTCAAGCTGAGCTTCTAGAAAATGGTGATGTTAGTGTAACCGAAACAAACATATACACATTTAATGGTGAATTCAATGGTATTATACGAGGTCTTGTACCAAATCAAGACATTAACGCAGAAATTATTGACCTTCACGCGGTTGAAAATAGTGAACCATTAACAATTGAATCGGATGGCTACACACACCGAATCCACCGGTCTGGCAGCGACGAAACCATTGAGATTACACTTACTTATACGATAAAAAATGGCGTACAGGTTTATGAAGACGTTGGCCAATTTTATTGGGCATTCATTGATTCTCAAAACGAATCAGATTACGAAAGCTTGAAGATAGAAGTAATGCCACCTACAACTTCAACAAATGTTTCAACCGATTCCGTTATTGCGATTGGTTACGATGAGGCGTTTGAAAAAGAGAAAATTGTGGAAGACGGATCAGTTATTTTTGATTTAGGAAAAGTAAGAAGTAATCGCGATGCGAACATTAGAGTAGCTTATCCGAGCGAGTTCTTCCCTTCTGCACCGCTACTAAAAGGAGAATTGAAAGAGACAATTATTGCTGAAGAGGAAGCACGCTATGCGGCAATACAGGAAGCAGAAGAAAAACGAGAATTTTATTCCTCATTTGGTAATACCGTTTTACCATTACTCGCAGCTGTACTATTTTTTATCTTTTTAAAGGACTACTTAAAATACCGAAGTAAACAGATCTCTATAGCAAGAGAACTAGAAAAAGTTGATCGCCCTCCTTTGACGGAGTTAAGTTTGCCCGCTACGATTTCTCTTACGAATTATCACCAACTTTCAAGCAATGCAATGGCGGCTGCACTGTTGGATTTAGTTAGAAAAGGGAATGTAAAGCAAGTAGAAGAAAAAACCTTTGAACTTGTTCATAGTAATGCACTATTAGAGCATGAGGAAATTCTTATTGCTTGGCTGTTTGAGCGAGTTGGTGATGGCCAAAGGTTTTCATTAAAACAATTGAAGGCATACGGAAAATATAACAATAATAGCTCCAATTATTTAGAGAGATTGAATAAGTGGAAAAGCGCAATTAAAAAAGAAATTAACGAAAATAATCTCTATGAAAACAAAAGTTGGTATCGAGCAATGATCTCTAGCTCAAGCTTATTCTTGACCCCATTATTCATTTTATTTGGGATGAATGAATTGTTTGGTTATGTGGCTACTACTGGCGTTATCGCGCTTGCCTACCTTTTGTATGGCATTATTTATAACCCTAAAACTTATAAAGGTAGCTTAATTTTTTATCAGTGGCAGCAGTTTAAACAACATTATCGTCAGTTGAGCCATGAATATTGGGATTCATGGTCTGAGGATGAGCAAATGAGGGCTTTCTTATTTGCACTTGGCATCGGAGAAGATGATCTCAAAAAGAAAAATAGAGAGTTATTAAAGCATTTTGAAGCTAATCAAACCCATTTCAATAGCAATTCAGCAGCTGCTTTTGATCCTACATTTAGCTTTTATGCGCTTGCATTAATGTCACAAAGTACATCTTCTTCCTTTCAATCTACAAACAATAGCTTAGGTTCTATGAGCTCCGGAAGCTCCGGTTCTACCTTCACCGGTGGTGGTGGAGGTGGAGTAGGAGGAGGCGGCGGTGGCTCTGGTGCCTTTTAA